From the genome of Candidatus Eisenbacteria bacterium:
ACCTGCTGCGGCCTTAATTGGCTTCGCTGACCCTCACCGGCCTCTCCCTCACCTACCCGAACGGGACGCGGGCCGTCGACAAGATCCATCTCGCGATCGCGGACGGGGAGTTTCTCGCGGTCCTCGGGCCCTCGGGATGCGGGAAGTCCTCGCTCCTCCGCCTCGTCGCCGGGCTCGAGACGCCGACCGACGGAACGATCGCGATGGACGGGCGCGAGGTGACCGCGCTCGAGCCGAAAGAGCGCGACGTCGCGATGGTCTTCCAGGGACTCGCCCTCTATCCCCACATGACGGTCTCGGAGAACATGTCGTTCGGCCTCATGGCGCGAAAGACCCCTGCCGAGGAGATTGGCCGCCGCGTTCGCGAGGCCGCCGAGACGCTGGGGCTCAAGCAGCATCTCGCGAAACGGCCGCGGGAGCTCTCGGGCGGCGAGCGCCAGCGGGTCGCGCTCGGGCGCGCGCTGGTGCGGCGGCCCAAGATCTTCCTCTTCGATGAGCCGCTCTCGAGCCTCGACGCCCAGCTTCGCCAGGAACTTCGCGAGGAGCTGGCGCGCCTCCACCGGATCACCCGAACGACGTCGATCTACGTGACGCACGACCAGAAGGAAGCGCTCTCCTTGGGCGACAAGGTCGCGGTGATGCGCGCGGGGACGCTGCGGCAGCTCGCGACGCCGGAGGACGTCTACCGAAACCCGCACGACCTCTTCGTCGCTCGATTCGTG
Proteins encoded in this window:
- a CDS encoding ABC transporter ATP-binding protein, coding for MASLTLTGLSLTYPNGTRAVDKIHLAIADGEFLAVLGPSGCGKSSLLRLVAGLETPTDGTIAMDGREVTALEPKERDVAMVFQGLALYPHMTVSENMSFGLMARKTPAEEIGRRVREAAETLGLKQHLAKRPRELSGGERQRVALGRALVRRPKIFLFDEPLSSLDAQLRQELREELARLHRITRTTSIYVTHDQKEALSLGDKVAVMRAGTLRQLATPEDVYRNPHDLFVARFVGEPGINLIEGEIASETAGGTTFRAPGFRMTLNGRTARPGPATLGLRSEAVAILSEATGDSSRATVDRVEHLGGETLVHLRGEWGSLVVRAPQAAPAAGARVGLRPDPARALLFDPSGSRI